A single Patagioenas fasciata isolate bPatFas1 chromosome 29, bPatFas1.hap1, whole genome shotgun sequence DNA region contains:
- the LOC139825806 gene encoding dynein axonemal heavy chain 9-like codes for MSREAGGPGRGDGDGDAVSLCLPGGRQSRWRGRFLLQPAAGAGSGPRDRASEPPRKKRGRRQHGQVIVPILTNKKNHQGWPQVVSQDIVRHVHNLKSTIFTVVGQVDGKTLLPLPAGSEGIEDIDLENEKSMERIDKSLVYAMESAIIDWSHQIQEALKKESSEPLLQGSNPNPKVELEFWKNRCDDLECIYNQLTTRKVRNMMELLERVESSYIPAFKTMLMDVEAALTEAQDVHLHLTPLKRRLEDVERVEFSEVKPFLLPLLHVVCLIWVTSKHYNMPVRIVVLLQEICNLLIEQALVYLSPEDLLKGDMEESLGKVRMVLGILNMFKEAFEERREKLHMYYEPGQEVREWDFSSTMVFARLDTFLKRLEMVEDLLATSLDLMKLEKIEFSGIKGKTLGQQVLDMYEEFQEAYKVFSERTYDCLDLTNTDFEQDAFGFQQKVEDMDRRLGTIFIQAFDDASNLDHAFKLLDMFGSLLERPVVAADAAGKYSVLISMFSRALDHARLIYSRHIQAELKLAAWTLLKEEGW; via the exons ATGA gcagggaggcaggcgggccgggacggggagacggggacggggacgcggtgtctctatgcctccccggggggaggcaaagccgctggcggggtcggtttcttcttcagcccgcggccggggcgggcagcgggccgagggaccgagcgagcgagccaccgaggaagaagcgcgggaggcggcagcacgggcag gtgatcgtgcccatcctaacgaacaagaagaaccatcagggctggccacaagtggtgtcacaagacatcgtgcgtcatgtccacaacctcaaaagtaccattttcacagttgttggccaagtagacggcaagaccttgctgcctctcccagctggctcagagggaattgaggacattgatctggaaaatgagaaatc catggaacggatagataaatctctggtgtatgccatggagtcggccatcatagactggagccaccagatccaggaggcactgaagaaagagtcttcagagcctctcctgcaaggcagcaatccgaacccgaaggtggagctggagttctggaagaacag gtgtgatgacctggaatgcatttacaaccagctgacaacgaggaaggtcaggaacatgatggagctgctggagagagttgagagcagctacatcccagccttcaaaaccatgctaatggatgttgaggcag ctttgactgaagctcaggacgttcacctgcacctgacacccctcaagcgccgcttggaagacgtagagagggttgagttcagcgaggtgaagcctttcctgctccccctgctccacgtggtgtgtttgatctgggtcacctccaagcactacaacatgcccgtgcggatagtggtgctgctccaggagatctgcaaccttctcattgagcag gctctggtgtacctgtctccagaagaccttctgaaaggggacatggaggagagcctgggcaaggtgcgaatggtgctcggtatcctgaacatgttcaaagaggcatttgaggagagaagggaaaaactgcacatgtattatgaaccaggccaagaagtgagggagtgggacttcagctccacgatggtgtttgcgaggctggacaccttcctgaagagactggagatggtggag gatctcctggcaacttccttggacttgatgaagctggagaaaattgaattcagtgggattaaagggaagaccctgggccagcaggtcctggacatgtatgaggaattccaggaggcatacaaggtgttttcagagcgaacctatgactgtcttgacctgaccaacacg gactttgagcaggatgcctttggtttccagcagaaagtagaagacatggaccgtcggctgggcaccattttcatccaggcttttgatgacgcctccaacttggaccacgccttcaag ctgctggacatgttcgggagccttttggagcgaccggtagtcgctgcagatgctgctggcaaatactccgtcctcatcagcatgttcagcagggccctggaccacgccaggctgatctactcccggcacatccaggcagagctgaagctcg